The following proteins are co-located in the Siansivirga zeaxanthinifaciens CC-SAMT-1 genome:
- the rsmG gene encoding 16S rRNA (guanine(527)-N(7))-methyltransferase RsmG — MELILKYFNNLTQDQIDKFTKLEALYQDWNLKINVVSRKDIDELYLRHVLHSLAIAKLIQFKDGSEIMDVGTGGGFPGIPLAIMFPNCSFHLVDSIAKKLKVVDEVVEGLGLSNVKTTHTRVEEVNETYDFIVSRAVAAMPTFVHWVKGKIAKEQKHDLKNGIIYLKGGDLGEELQDYKTAKIYNLTDYYSEDFFETKKIVHLPMKYKV; from the coding sequence ATGGAATTAATACTTAAATATTTTAATAATCTTACCCAAGATCAAATTGATAAATTCACCAAGCTAGAAGCTTTATACCAAGATTGGAATTTGAAAATAAATGTCGTTTCTAGAAAAGATATTGATGAGTTGTATTTACGCCATGTTTTACATTCGTTAGCCATAGCAAAGCTTATTCAGTTTAAAGATGGAAGTGAAATAATGGATGTGGGCACTGGTGGTGGATTTCCTGGAATTCCATTAGCTATTATGTTTCCTAATTGTTCATTTCATTTGGTCGATAGCATTGCTAAAAAGTTAAAAGTAGTCGATGAGGTAGTTGAGGGTCTTGGACTTAGCAATGTAAAAACTACGCACACGCGTGTTGAAGAGGTTAACGAAACCTACGATTTTATTGTAAGTCGTGCTGTAGCTGCGATGCCTACCTTTGTTCATTGGGTTAAAGGGAAGATAGCTAAAGAGCAAAAACACGATTTAAAAAATGGTATTATTTATTTAAAAGGTGGCGATTTAGGAGAGGAATTACAAGATTATAAAACAGCAAAAATTTACAATTTAACCGATTATTATTCGGAAGATTTTTTTGAAACCAAGAAAATTGTTCACCTGCCTATGAAATACAAAGTCTAG
- a CDS encoding tetratricopeptide repeat protein, protein MKRHLLIIATLFFCFTSFAQVNKLLRQANKSIDLNEKIDLYSQVIALDSKNLDAYFFRALAKNDLGDYHGAIVDYSKIILVEPDADTYFNRGNSRYSIKDYEGAKEDYRKAFELDKSLTDALYSLGCVNLDLGEFIEAIKDFNKLITFNPLNPKLYYQRAQAYQGLQNHLKALEDYSRAIKVDPNADTYYNRGVFLLNINYYQRANDDFSSSLKLNDNNSYAYFYRGATHLFLGEFIKAISDFEDALSFDALDFDALLGLAMSYQKIKDLEKAKFYFDKASNIISPNQPVTNVDALKNTYWHQNQFYYLNDNFKNLQNLN, encoded by the coding sequence ATGAAAAGACACTTACTTATTATAGCGACCTTATTTTTTTGCTTTACATCATTTGCACAAGTTAATAAACTTCTTAGGCAGGCAAACAAATCGATTGATTTGAATGAAAAAATAGATTTATACTCACAAGTAATCGCCCTAGATTCTAAAAATTTAGATGCTTATTTTTTTAGAGCGCTTGCCAAGAATGATTTAGGTGACTATCATGGGGCTATCGTAGATTATTCTAAAATTATTCTAGTAGAACCAGATGCCGATACATATTTCAACAGAGGAAATTCCAGATACAGTATTAAAGATTACGAAGGCGCTAAAGAAGACTACAGAAAAGCATTCGAACTAGACAAAAGTTTAACCGATGCTCTTTACAGTTTAGGTTGCGTTAATTTAGATTTGGGAGAATTTATTGAAGCTATAAAAGATTTCAATAAATTAATAACTTTTAATCCTTTAAACCCCAAATTATACTACCAAAGAGCACAGGCCTACCAAGGTTTACAAAACCACTTAAAGGCTTTAGAAGATTATTCGCGTGCCATCAAAGTAGACCCAAATGCAGACACGTATTACAACCGAGGCGTCTTTCTATTAAATATTAATTATTACCAAAGAGCTAACGATGATTTTTCTTCATCGTTAAAACTGAATGATAATAATAGTTACGCTTATTTTTACCGAGGCGCCACTCATTTATTCTTAGGTGAATTTATTAAAGCTATTTCCGATTTTGAAGATGCTTTAAGTTTTGATGCTTTGGATTTTGATGCCCTTTTAGGCCTTGCCATGTCTTATCAAAAAATAAAGGATTTGGAGAAGGCTAAATTTTATTTTGATAAAGCATCAAACATTATATCTCCTAACCAACCCGTTACCAATGTTGATGCTTTAAAAAACACCTACTGGCATCAAAATCAATTTTATTATTTGAATGATAATTTCAAAAATCTACAAAATCTTAACTAG
- the pruA gene encoding L-glutamate gamma-semialdehyde dehydrogenase has product MGKGFFNVPIAINEPVKSYAPGSPERDAVLKAYKSMYNSKVDVPLYINGQYISTANKKEMSPPHDHKHIVGTYHLAEKSHVEEAIATALEARKTWSQMPWEQRAGIFLKAAELIAGPYRAKINAATMIAQSKTIHQAEIDSACELVDFLRFNVQFMMDIYSEQPESTSDAWNRVEYRPLEGFTYAVTPFNFTAIAGNLPACMALMGNVVVWKPSDSQVYSAKVIMDVFEEAGVPAGVINVVFGDPVMISETVLSSPDFSGLHFTGSTFVFKELWKQIGNNIHNYKTYPRIVGETGGKDFIVAHKTANPRQVATAIARGAFEFQGQKCSAASRAYIPKGIWNEVKEILTEQVNSFKMGSPEDMSNFITAVIHEGSFNKLVKYIEQAKADSDAEIIIGGGYDKSKGYFIEPTVILTTNPQYTTMHTELFGPVITIYLYEDDAFSETLKLVDSTSDYALTGAILSKDRYAITEATTALQNSAGNFYINDKPTGAVVGQQPFGGARASGTNDKAGSPQNLMRWVSTRLIKETFVTPTDYRYPFLGE; this is encoded by the coding sequence ATGGGAAAAGGCTTTTTTAATGTGCCAATCGCTATTAACGAACCTGTAAAGAGTTATGCACCTGGATCACCAGAGCGCGATGCGGTTTTAAAAGCATACAAGAGTATGTATAATAGCAAAGTTGATGTTCCACTTTATATTAACGGACAATATATTAGTACCGCTAATAAAAAGGAAATGTCACCTCCTCATGACCACAAACATATTGTAGGAACTTATCATTTAGCTGAAAAATCGCATGTTGAAGAAGCTATTGCAACAGCATTAGAAGCCAGAAAGACCTGGTCTCAAATGCCATGGGAACAACGTGCAGGCATCTTTTTAAAAGCTGCAGAATTAATTGCAGGACCGTACAGAGCTAAAATTAACGCTGCTACCATGATTGCACAGTCTAAAACAATTCATCAGGCAGAGATTGATTCGGCTTGCGAACTAGTAGACTTCCTGCGTTTTAATGTACAATTTATGATGGACATATACAGTGAACAACCGGAAAGCACCAGCGATGCTTGGAACCGTGTTGAGTACCGACCTCTAGAAGGTTTTACATACGCTGTAACCCCTTTTAATTTTACTGCGATTGCTGGAAATTTACCAGCTTGCATGGCTTTAATGGGTAATGTTGTGGTTTGGAAACCAAGCGATAGTCAAGTTTATTCTGCTAAAGTTATCATGGATGTTTTTGAAGAAGCAGGCGTACCAGCTGGCGTTATTAACGTTGTTTTTGGAGATCCTGTGATGATTTCTGAAACGGTTTTATCTAGTCCGGATTTTTCTGGATTGCATTTCACGGGTTCTACTTTTGTATTTAAAGAACTTTGGAAACAAATAGGAAACAACATTCATAATTATAAAACTTATCCAAGAATTGTTGGAGAAACAGGAGGTAAAGACTTTATTGTTGCTCATAAAACTGCAAATCCAAGACAAGTTGCTACAGCCATTGCTCGTGGAGCATTTGAATTCCAAGGTCAGAAATGTAGTGCTGCTTCGAGAGCATACATTCCTAAAGGCATCTGGAATGAGGTTAAAGAGATTTTAACAGAACAGGTTAATTCATTCAAAATGGGATCTCCTGAAGACATGAGTAATTTCATTACTGCTGTTATTCATGAAGGATCATTTAATAAACTTGTTAAGTATATTGAACAAGCAAAAGCAGATTCTGATGCAGAAATTATAATTGGAGGTGGTTACGACAAAAGCAAAGGATATTTTATAGAACCTACAGTTATTTTAACTACAAATCCTCAATATACTACCATGCATACAGAATTATTTGGTCCAGTTATTACCATTTATTTGTATGAGGATGATGCTTTTTCTGAAACTTTAAAATTAGTAGATAGCACCAGTGATTATGCTTTAACAGGCGCTATTCTTTCTAAAGACAGATATGCGATAACTGAAGCAACAACAGCATTACAAAACAGCGCTGGTAACTTCTACATTAACGACAAGCCAACTGGAGCAGTTGTAGGCCAGCAACCTTTTGGTGGTGCCAGAGCCTCTGGAACCAACGATAAAGCAGGTAGCCCACAAAATTTAATGCGTTGGGTTTCTACCAGATTAATTAAAGAAACCTTTGTTACACCTACAGATTACAGATATCCTTTTTTAGGTGAATAG
- a CDS encoding NRDE family protein — MCTVSIVPLGKNNFVLTSNRDEAPNRVSLAPQIFTENDVKLLYPKDVEAGGTWIGVGENKRAVCLLNGASEGYDITKKFMRSRGLVVKDFLTTTNLQAAFSSYNLEGVAPFTMVIIDWNLDLSFFELLWDGQNKIWHTLPLEPKVWSSSTLYNNEMKEIRKHWFDTFALKNNLTAASLLKFHKTAGLDNNIFGVIMDRGPVKTTSITQVKLDNHVVELYYEDLLNPLKTVTTFNMKNFVNG; from the coding sequence ATGTGTACTGTATCCATTGTTCCTTTAGGAAAAAATAATTTTGTTTTAACGTCTAACCGTGATGAAGCACCCAATCGAGTCTCGCTTGCGCCTCAAATATTTACAGAAAATGATGTAAAATTGTTATATCCAAAAGATGTTGAAGCCGGAGGTACATGGATTGGTGTAGGTGAAAACAAAAGAGCTGTTTGTTTACTTAATGGCGCCTCAGAAGGCTACGATATCACCAAGAAATTTATGAGAAGTCGCGGCTTGGTAGTGAAAGATTTTTTAACCACAACTAATTTGCAGGCTGCTTTTAGTTCTTATAACCTCGAAGGGGTTGCGCCCTTTACCATGGTAATAATTGACTGGAATCTAGATTTGAGTTTTTTTGAATTGTTATGGGATGGACAAAACAAAATATGGCATACATTGCCTTTAGAGCCCAAAGTTTGGTCATCATCGACATTGTATAACAATGAGATGAAAGAAATACGAAAACATTGGTTTGATACTTTTGCATTGAAGAATAATCTAACAGCTGCATCCCTATTAAAATTTCACAAAACTGCTGGGTTAGATAATAATATTTTTGGAGTTATTATGGATCGGGGACCTGTTAAAACAACAAGTATTACACAAGTGAAACTTGACAACCATGTTGTTGAATTGTATTATGAAGATTTGCTAAACCCATTAAAAACAGTCACTACTTTTAATATGAAAAATTTTGTGAATGGCTAA
- a CDS encoding DUF6695 family protein, translated as MANTGIILTLAYPETIVMVSQEWFSPFLRFIGVGKKNYLRAGHAALVLINKATGVLEYHDFGRYITPEPMGRVRGSDTDNELHLPLKAIIEDDVILNLNDILKYLATHPKITHGEGKLVASVCALVDYNLARKHINSMQEQHFIRYAAFKKNACNCARFVTDTLIVSVINEKIKKRLKKSKRFTPSTVGNVLLANTERQVFEVSELGEISVFRGSQKSENLRCFLDPLKNHRVNFEGTLIPKYFEGLNEKAQWLSGIAAGAWFELHKDDTETKFVFRRLSPHGHLDVHDYFVTETEGFDYHEPFEFVHYSNCKFFHIKQSDKLYRFDRVC; from the coding sequence ATGGCTAATACAGGAATTATTTTAACCTTAGCCTATCCAGAAACTATTGTAATGGTTTCACAAGAATGGTTTTCACCATTTTTACGATTTATTGGTGTTGGAAAAAAGAATTATTTAAGAGCTGGTCACGCTGCTTTAGTTTTAATAAATAAAGCAACAGGTGTTTTAGAATATCACGATTTTGGCCGTTATATCACGCCCGAACCAATGGGCAGGGTGCGAGGAAGCGATACCGATAACGAGTTACACTTGCCATTAAAAGCTATTATTGAAGATGATGTTATTTTAAATTTAAACGACATTCTTAAATATTTAGCAACTCATCCCAAGATAACTCATGGCGAAGGAAAATTAGTAGCCTCTGTTTGCGCATTAGTAGATTATAACCTTGCCAGAAAGCATATTAATAGCATGCAAGAACAACATTTTATTAGATATGCAGCTTTTAAAAAAAATGCGTGTAATTGTGCGCGCTTTGTAACCGATACTTTAATAGTTTCTGTTATTAATGAAAAAATAAAAAAGCGACTAAAAAAATCGAAACGATTCACCCCAAGTACGGTTGGAAATGTGTTGCTTGCAAATACAGAACGTCAAGTATTTGAAGTTTCAGAATTAGGTGAAATTTCGGTTTTTAGGGGTAGTCAAAAAAGCGAAAACTTACGTTGTTTTTTAGATCCGCTTAAAAATCATCGGGTTAATTTTGAAGGTACTTTAATACCTAAGTATTTTGAAGGATTAAACGAAAAAGCCCAGTGGTTATCTGGTATAGCTGCTGGCGCATGGTTTGAGCTTCATAAAGATGATACAGAAACTAAATTTGTTTTTAGACGTTTATCTCCGCATGGTCATTTAGATGTGCATGATTATTTTGTAACAGAAACGGAAGGATTTGATTACCACGAACCGTTTGAATTTGTTCATTACTCCAACTGCAAATTTTTTCATATTAAACAATCGGACAAACTATATAGATTTGATAGAGTTTGTTAA
- the apaG gene encoding Co2+/Mg2+ efflux protein ApaG, which translates to MVQLVTKGIKISVITNYEGSFYKNYKINYAFTYTITIENQSKDSVQLLSRHWEILDALNSPIIVDGEGVIGKKPVIKPGEFYTYSSGCLLTSPFGSMQGHYNMINLASTQKFHVAIPNFKLSAVFAIN; encoded by the coding sequence ATGGTTCAACTCGTTACAAAAGGCATAAAAATTTCTGTAATTACAAATTACGAAGGTTCCTTTTATAAAAATTATAAAATTAACTACGCCTTTACTTATACCATTACTATTGAGAATCAAAGTAAAGATTCTGTGCAACTTCTTTCAAGACATTGGGAAATTTTAGATGCTTTAAACAGCCCTATTATTGTTGATGGCGAAGGTGTTATTGGTAAAAAACCAGTAATTAAGCCCGGTGAATTTTACACATATAGTTCGGGGTGTTTACTTACCTCGCCTTTTGGATCTATGCAAGGTCATTATAACATGATAAATTTAGCTTCTACTCAAAAATTTCATGTTGCCATTCCAAATTTTAAGCTGAGTGCTGTTTTTGCTATTAATTAA